The Psychrobacillus sp. FSL K6-2836 nucleotide sequence CGGAAGGAGTAGACATACATAATCCATCTCCTCTAAAACGTTCAAAATGATCCCCGTTCAGCTCTACATCCATTACTAAAGTAACGTCCGGTGATTTTACAGTAGATTCATTTAACGCCAAATAGACGGAACTATCTTCGCCATGTCTATAATTGATCGTTACCTCAAGTAAAGGGTATTCTATTACTTCAAATTCTTTTTTCGCTATACTAATGACTAGCTTTTCAATTTCTTCCGGTTTCCAGTCTGCATAAAATCCAAGATGCCCAGTGTGAAGCCCGACAAAAGCAACCGAAGTGGTTAAATGTTTATACTTATGAAAGGCATGTAATAATGTACCGTCGCCACCAATTGATAAGACAATATCCGGATTTTCTTCATCTATTATAAGTCCAAAATCTACTAGATATGTTTTTGCACTTTCCATTAATTGATTGGATAAATCATCATTTCGAGACAATATAAAAAATTTCATGATTTATGTGCCCTCTCTTTCGTTTGTCGATTCACGGAGACTTGGATGAGAAAGTTCCTTATTTTCACTAAAGTATTTTTGTGCTTCTTGAATTTCCCCTCGAATTAGAGACATTTCTTCATCAAGACGAAATGCTGCTTCTGCTGCATATTGAAGTCTTTTTTTTATCTCTTCTGGGAAGATTCCTTTATATTTGTAATTCAATGAATGCTCAATGGATGCCCAGAAATTCATAGCTAATGTACGTATTTGTATTTCAGCAAGAATATTAATCTCCCCGTGAATTGTTTGAACTGGATATTCAATAATCACATGGTAGGATCTATACCCACTTTGTTTTTTGTGTGAAATATAATCTCGCTCCTCGACGATTCTTATATCATTTCTATCACGTAATAATCCTACGACTGTTTCAATATCGTCTACAAATTGACACATCATTCGTAAGCCTGCAATATCAGGAATTTCCTGTGCCAACGTATCGGAAGGCTCAAATACTATTCCTTTTTCTAGTGATTTATCATAAATACTTGCCAAAGGTTTGACACGACCTGTCACAAATTCTATAGGTGAATTTGTATTATCTCTCTCAAACTGCGCTCGCATTCCTTTTAGTTTTACTTTTAACTCTGAAACTGCCTGCTTGTACGGCTCTAAAAAGCGATCCCATTGCCCCATAAGCTTGACCTCCACTTCCCTTGACCTTAGTACTATGCTTGTAAAATCTCTCTAAATGCCTCTTCCACTGCTTTGGAGAAATCAGCACCATAGTTGTCATTACCTTCAATATTGAAAATAAGCATGTCTAGCTCTTCTTTAAAGCCATGTAGAGTCAGCTCTTTTTCACCAATTTGCAACAATGGGTCTTCTACCGCTTTTAAAGTATTGACGAGCAATGGCCAAACCTCTTGACCAAACTTTAAATAATGATAACCAGTCTCATCCTCTAATAAGTAGATAAAAGCAATTGAATCCGAATCAGTAATCATTTGACCAGCCGGTTTTATATGATGATTGTTAGGTAATACCTCTAGTGTAAAACGTATATCATTTTCTAATTGAATACCACTATGCACATTATAAGTAATAGGCAAAATAAATCGTTCCTTTCTGTCCATTCTTCCACTATTTTAACATATTGAAACTCGTTGAAAAGCGCTATAATAGAAATAATAGGAAAGGTCGTGTATTATGCAAATCGAAAAAGAAATAGAGTTTAAAAATTTATTAACAAAGCAAGAATTTGAGCTTTTAGTATCCTTTTTTCAAGTAGATCAAAAGGACTTTCGCTCCCAAACAAATTACTACTTTGACACGCAAGATAACTTTTTTAAGGACAATGGGATGGGATTCCGTCTACGCGTATTAAGAGATCAAAATGAGCTTACGCTTAAACAGCCGATTGAAAAACATGTAATGGAAGAGAATACAGTACATGTGTCTGATCAAGAAAGGGACGCTATTATCAACCAAACCGCTTTTCCTTCTATTCCCTTTCTTGAGCAATTTAATCTTCTTTCTCCTTTAAAATGCATCGGTATCCTGCAAACAAATCGTGTACAGATACCTTTTAAAAGTGGAACGTTATTTTTAGATCATTCCATTTATAGTCAAATAGAGGATTTTGAGATAGAATATGAGAGTAGTGATGTAAAATATGGAGAAAAAGTGTTTAATGATTTGTTAGTTTCACATAATATCCCTATTCGACACACAGATAAAAAAATTGCTCGCCTTGTGAAATATAACAACAAGTTGAAAGGTTGATCCCTTTGGATATTCAAGCCCTCAAAGTTTTAATGGACATAAATGCAATGCAATCATTAGGAAGTGTGCAAAGCTCTCAAACAAACTCTTCCACTTCTTCCATGTTTTCAGATATGTTAGGACAAGTTTTACAAGCAAGTACTGGAGACTTGGCCACTGAAAATATAACTTCTTTACTATATAGTGGCGACACTCCTGTATTTGTACCATCATATTTAAACTCCGAGCAGAGTAGCTTAACGGAAGCTATCTCTTCTTATTCATCATCTACTTCTACAAATAATAAGACAGATTTTGATGAAATTATTAGGAAAGCCGCAGTAACGTACAACGTTCCAGAAAAGCTTATTTCTTCCATCATCAAACAAGAATCTAATTTCAACCCATTAGCTACTAGTTCTGCTGGAGCATCCGGACTAATGCAATTAATGCCTGGCACCGCTAAGTATTTAGGTGTTACTAATTCGTTAGACCCTGAACAAAATATAATGGGCGGAGCAAAATATATAAGCCAGATGCTTTCCCAATTTGACGGTAATATTGAAACAGCTCTTGCTGCATACAACGCCGGACCTGGTGCAGTAAAAAAATATGATGGTATCCCACCATATAAAGAAACACAAAATTACGTACAAAAAGTGATGAATTACTTCCAAGCATAACCATTACGGACAAGGCTGGGACAGAACCCCAAAACAGCATTTTTCTCTGTGAGAAAAATGCTGTTTTTTTGCTGTGTACAAAATTGATTCCCATTCCAAGGACGCTTTCCACGGGCGTGGCCTGAGCCTGTAGTCTCAGGCGTCACGCTATTCCCGTAGGAGTCGCCCCTCCATTTCAATCAATTTTGTTAAATATCCATTATTTGGTAAAGGCTTCTCCTTATCCAATAAAATTTCTACTTCTGTCCCAGCCTCGTTTTTTTAGTGTAACTTCTATTAACTGATACCTCTTTTTTTCTTTTCAAGCGGATGCTGAAATAATAGAAAGCCTGCGATGACGCATGTACAGGAAGAAAATCCATGTTTATAACGATTTACTTTTTTTGATAGGTTAGTTGCTTGCACTAAATTAGCATTTATTTTCATTACTTTACAACTTACTTGAGCTCGCATTTTATTTACTTGCGTTAAAAAGAGGGTTTTTCTTGCTGACAAGGAAATTTTTCCATTCTTTGCTGCTTTACTTTCCTTTAAAAATGTAAAATAATATTCTTGTAACAACAAATCATACTTAGAAGTATGATTTTTATAAGGATTTGTAAACGTTGTCGATGCTAGCAAAGTGCTTATGCTTTTCTATGAGATAATCTAATTGTTTGAGATATTTGGGTTTCGTTGATAGAATAAGTATAGTGCTAGAGCAAAGGGGTAAAGAAAATGACACAAAAGCCAATACTTCCTTACGATGAAATTGGAGCAGAAAAACTACATCTGCTTGTCGATACGTTTTATGGCAATGTAGCAAAGCATCCGCTGCTTATACCGATTTTTCCAAATGATTTATCGGAAACAGCTAGAAAACAAAAACAGTTTCTAACTCAATATTTAGGTGGACCTAATTTATAT carries:
- a CDS encoding NAD kinase, encoding MKFFILSRNDDLSNQLMESAKTYLVDFGLIIDEENPDIVLSIGGDGTLLHAFHKYKHLTTSVAFVGLHTGHLGFYADWKPEEIEKLVISIAKKEFEVIEYPLLEVTINYRHGEDSSVYLALNESTVKSPDVTLVMDVELNGDHFERFRGDGLCMSTPSGSTAYNKALGGAIVHPSLEAIQLAEIASINNRVFRTVGSSLVLPKHHSCLLKPVKGPDFMVTVDHLQLLHKDVQSIKYRVADEKVRFARFRAFPFWHRVHSSFIDSDLEI
- a CDS encoding GTP pyrophosphokinase; its protein translation is MGQWDRFLEPYKQAVSELKVKLKGMRAQFERDNTNSPIEFVTGRVKPLASIYDKSLEKGIVFEPSDTLAQEIPDIAGLRMMCQFVDDIETVVGLLRDRNDIRIVEERDYISHKKQSGYRSYHVIIEYPVQTIHGEINILAEIQIRTLAMNFWASIEHSLNYKYKGIFPEEIKKRLQYAAEAAFRLDEEMSLIRGEIQEAQKYFSENKELSHPSLRESTNEREGT
- a CDS encoding UPF0738 family protein — protein: MDRKERFILPITYNVHSGIQLENDIRFTLEVLPNNHHIKPAGQMITDSDSIAFIYLLEDETGYHYLKFGQEVWPLLVNTLKAVEDPLLQIGEKELTLHGFKEELDMLIFNIEGNDNYGADFSKAVEEAFREILQA
- a CDS encoding CYTH domain-containing protein, whose protein sequence is MQIEKEIEFKNLLTKQEFELLVSFFQVDQKDFRSQTNYYFDTQDNFFKDNGMGFRLRVLRDQNELTLKQPIEKHVMEENTVHVSDQERDAIINQTAFPSIPFLEQFNLLSPLKCIGILQTNRVQIPFKSGTLFLDHSIYSQIEDFEIEYESSDVKYGEKVFNDLLVSHNIPIRHTDKKIARLVKYNNKLKG
- a CDS encoding lytic transglycosylase domain-containing protein encodes the protein MDINAMQSLGSVQSSQTNSSTSSMFSDMLGQVLQASTGDLATENITSLLYSGDTPVFVPSYLNSEQSSLTEAISSYSSSTSTNNKTDFDEIIRKAAVTYNVPEKLISSIIKQESNFNPLATSSAGASGLMQLMPGTAKYLGVTNSLDPEQNIMGGAKYISQMLSQFDGNIETALAAYNAGPGAVKKYDGIPPYKETQNYVQKVMNYFQA